CTCCGGCATCCAAATCTTCGCCTATGGCATCATGGTAACTACAAACCTATCTGAGGTCGTGTGGCAAATAACGCATGAAGATCGCATTGACTGTCCGCAGCTAGGGATGGGGAGTGCCGTGGAAACGCTGTGCGGGCAGGCGTACGGCGCCCACAAGTACGAGATGCTCGGAGTATACCTCCAGCGGTCGACGGTGCTGCTCATGGCCACCGGCGTGCCACTTGCGGTGATCTACGCCTTGTCGCGGCCGATCCTGGTGCTGCTGGGGGAGTCGCGGGACATCGCCAGGGCGGCGTCGGTCTTCGTCTACGGGCTGATCCCGCAGATCTTTGCATACGCCGCCAACTTCCCGATTCAGAAGTTTCTGCAGGCACAGAGCATCGTGGCGCCGAGCGCCTACATCTCGGCCGCGACGCTGGTGGTGCACCTGCTGCTGAGCTGGGTAGTGGTGTACAAAGTCGGGCTGGGGCTGCTGGGCGCCTCGCTGGTGCTGAGCCTGTCTTGGTGCATCATCGTAGGGGCGCAGTTCGTGTACATCGTCACCAGCCGGCTGTGCCGCTCCACGTGGACCGGGTTCACCTGGCAAGCCTTCTCGGGGCTGCCGGGGTTCTTCCGGTTGACCACGGCCTCCGCCGTGATGATGTGCTTGGAGACGTGGTACTACCAGATCCTGGTGCTCATTACTGGGCTGCTGAAGGACCCGGCGTTGGCCCTTGATTCCCTTTCCGTGTGGTGAGGACTAGTCTTCAATGCCTTCTTACCATTTGTATCGTCCTCTTCCTGTTTTAGTGGCATGCAccgttgttttttttttaacatatatggatcaaatatttgttttatagaatcaaatcTGAATAGATCTAAAATAAGGGATTAAGgatgtttccataaaacttatcaaatccattataatatgcatgaaatcctacaacAATTAAGAAATAGATTAATACGGAAGCGTATctgatgaatccattagattattttctgaattgatcggtgatttggtcttccaattgcaaGTATCCTTTTAGAgctttagatttctccttgacgggtgaagagaagTTTTTCATTCGATATtgcaaccggggaccataaccttatttatagtctgatgaatctacaattatgattgtattcataatcGATGAATCTGCAATTATGCCTGAAGAGTTTCAttttcctaacttatctcgtcattaagttaggaacatgactgatggtatccacataattaattttcataacaattatgtcccttagccaaataattttactttaattagatcactttaattttggctaacgaaaataatggcttaacacatttaattatacatatatGACTCTTAAtattctaacaatctcccactgagtgagtcacatatgtatccttataaatgtgatattctttatgagctCAAAAATATTGTCATTATTAAATAGGACATACAAAACAATCTCGTCCATTGACTATATTAATATAGGACCAAAGCGGTCttcgctatatcaatcatagctaaacccatcaatgatcactaatattaatataatcaaatgacatagatcaattatgaaatgtatagtatgaaaattacatgaatgtgatatgtacatgtcaattttcaactggtctaactttatctttatgagatcattaataactttaatagccataatgtacaaagtataataaactgaagCTTTATTTATGATCAGAAAATATCTGTACAAATATAGAATGCATAGAACATACAACAAACATATGACAGACTCCCACTAAACTAAAGTTTCCTCAAATTCTGATATACTCATATGAGCAGTATGCTCATGAAAGACCTTGGGCGGTACACCTTTTGTGAGAAGATCTGCCAACATAAAGTTTGTTCCCAAGTGTTCTATAGAAATTTGTTTACTTTGTACCTTTTTTTCACAACTAGGAACTTGATGTCAATGTGCTTTGACTTAGTCGAACTCCTATTGTTGGAGTATAAAACAGCTGatttattatcacaatatatcttTAGTGGTCTTTCAATCCCTTGTAGTATTTGCAGCCCTATGACAAAATTCCTCAACCAAATTCCATGATTGGATGCCTCAAAACATGCTACAAATTCCGCTGTCATagtggaagaagcaataaaagattGCTAGGCACTACGCCAAGAAATCGCCCCACCAGCCAACATATAAATGTAGCCCGAAGTGGATTTCCTACTGTCTTGGCATCCAGcaaaatcggagtcagaatacccaatgatctccaaatggtctgatctcctatatgtgagcatataatattTTGTCCtatttaaatatctcatgactcttttagctgcCTTCCAGTGATCCATTCCAGGATTGCTTAAGTATCTGCCTAACACTCCAACAATGTACGCTATATCCGAACGCGTACAAACttgtgcatacattagactccctatagctgatgcatagggaatcttctgcatttcttgaGTTTCCATATTTCCTTTAGGGCACTGATTGAGACTAAACTTGTCTCCCTTTGCGACAGGGGTGTCTCCTGATTTGCAATCatgcatgccaaaccttttgagtacgttatcgatatagctcctttgtgataatcctagaataccccgggatctatctcggtgtatctggattcctaatacaaaagaggcatcaccaagatctttcatctcaaaatttctagatagaaatttcttggtttcgtgcaataagccTCTATCATTTGTGGCAAgcagaatatcatccacatacaataTCAGGAAAATGAATTTGCTCCCATTGAATTTGTGATACACGCAATCATCAACAGCGTTCATAtcaaaaccaaatgagataattacttgatgaaatttgtgataccacCGACGGGATGCCTGTTTTAGTCCATAGatggattttatcaatttacaaaccattttctttgggtctcctgacacaaagtattctggttgcaccatataaattatttcatcaatgtttCCATTGAGAAATACTGTTTTAACATCCATCTGATGAAGCTCTAAATCAAAATGTGCAGCTAGAGCCATAATTGTCCTAAAAGAGTCCTTCGTTGAAACCGGAGAGAAGGtctctttaaagtcaatcccttcctTTTGAGTATAGCCTTTTGCCACAAGACGTGCTTTATACATCTCCACATTACCTTTAGAATCCATTTTGGTTTTAAAAAATCCATTTACAACCAATGGGTTTCACACCTTCTGGTAATGGGACAAGTTcccaaactttattgtcttgcatggacttatactcttgattcattgccTCAATCCACTTATCCGAATTAGAATCCTTCATGGCTTGAcggaagttgattggatcatcttccattataCCACTACTTTCTTCATGTTCCTgaagaaataccatataatcatctGAAATGGCACCCCTCCTTTCcctagtggatcgtcgcaaaggtgCTGGCTCTTGCGGCATAGATTCTTGAGGATGTTGAGTTTGTTCCTCATGAATAATTTCTTCATATACTGCATAGGAGTTGAAAtgactatatccttttgaggtataGATTTTGCCATATTAGTAGCAACTATATGAATCGAATCAGactgaaccaattcttcctcaaaggtaaagtctttaatcttatttctcctcccaaactcaatatcctcaaagaatgtagcaatacccatctcaaaaatatttcttgatttgggatcataaaatttataccccTTAGATCGCTCAGAATAACAAATAAAGTAACTGCTTATTGTTCGGGGTTCCAATTTATTTTCATTAGGCCTGTAAGGCCTTGCCTCAGCTGGACAACCCCATACATGAAAATGTCTTAAACTAGGCTTTCTCCTAGTCCAAAGTTCGTAAGGAGTTTTTGCAGTTGCTTTAGTTGGTACTCTATTAAGAATGTAAGCTGTAATTTTTATTGCTTCTCCCCAAAGTGACTCTGGCAAAGTAAATTGAGAAATCATACTTCTTACCATGTCCTTAAGTGTGCGGTTTCGTCTTTCAGCTACACCATTCATGCTAGGTGACCCAGGCATTGTATACTGAGGGACAATTTCACACTCCTCTAGGTATAAAGCAAATGGTCCTGGACGTTGTTCACCCGAGCCATCATTTCTGCCATAATATTCTCCTCCACGGTCAGATCTGACGCTTTTTATCCTTTTGCTGAGTTGATTTTTAACTTCAGCTTTAAATGCTTTGAACACATTCAAAGATtgagatttttcatgtattagatacaggcatccatatctagagtaatcgtctatgaatgatatgaagtatTGTTGACCATTCCATGAAGGTGTTGGAAATGGTCCACAAATATCTgtatgtatcaattctaagacGTTCGTAGCTCTATATGCACCTGATCTCTTAGGTTTGGTTTGTTTACCTTTAATGCATTCAACACAAACATCTAGACCTGATAAGTCAATGCGATCAAGAATCCCATCTGACACAAGTCTTTCAAATCTATTTTTAGAGATATGACCCAAACGTTTATGTCATAATATACCAGACTTTTCAATTTTATATTTAGTACCTTGCAATTCCGTATTCAAGGTTTTATGATAGGATGCTatagtatcaagtaaatatagattgtcataagtcataagtaaaccagttccaatcatatttgaatttaaagataAATAAACTGATTGTTTCCAAATGAATAAGAATAACCAGATTTGTCCAAATAAGAAATAGAAATTAAGTTCCGTCTAAATGACGGTACAATAAAAGTAtcttttaaattcaaataatatcCGGTACATAATAACAATCTAAATATTCCTATAGCTTCCACATCTACCGATTTTTCGTCCCccacataaatgcatctctcagcaTTATTGGGCATTCGGTAGCTCGAGCAACCCTGCTTTGAAACACTGATGTTAgtagttgcaccggagtctaaccaccaagtgtttctaggtactgaagttaaattgacttctgaacaaaccaaagtaaggaatgttccctttttagcatgccaagcatgatatttagcacagtccttctttaaatgccCAGATTTCTTACAGAAGAAAcaagtatcatccttattttgcttcttttgtactctacccttatcagcctcattctttccacatttgtgttttcttttcttgcccttaaAATTGGTTTCGTTTAAAACCAGTACTGGATTgaggttagcagatatttttataagAGAACCTAAATAAGATAAGAACAGATAACCAAAAATTATACTCATATTTAttaccataaacttaagtaaattcaaataatgatataacccatctcaagataccaagtgcaacattaatatcttgtctttggacttcaatattaattgctagtggtagtcttgttgtaatgatcaaatactgataataaggcatgtAAAATGAAAAACccatctttggattgatttatcatttacatgtataactttataattatcaTGTATTACCATTACAAGTATGTATAAAATCTTACCAGTCATTAACCTTCCTTTGGGCCGGATAATTACCACATGGATGTAAATAcacactacatttaatattttcatgagaaatattatatatgagaggtcactttggcgacttcatatattaaattactcaatctaatattaaacaatcactaaTTAAATTTGGATCATATTAGTCAAATTGGTTTGATCTTAATTTGTTGACCGATGAATCTTTAAAGCatgtaaatcattcaatttatgtcaacaaacaactttatagaaccaatattatgtttaatccaatataatattgcaacaatattattaaactaacataatattacaataatatctaattaattaaatttatattaattagataaaatccaaaaagaTTTTGGGAAATTTATGCCGTGCAAAAATGAATTTTTACATATTGATGAATAGGAAAATACACGAAGTGGAAAAGATAATCCAAAATTAAACTGATATCACATCAGAAAAAGGTACTAAATTGAATGTGAAGCATACTGCcgcatgattacataaaaccataatcttttccaacgataatagaaccaaatcacttcaaaatagtatgattacataaaactatcatctttcccaacgatgatagaaccaaattactttaaaatattgatgaaaacataattaaaatttatgaaaaaaaagcttaaatgttcatcaatcattgtaggatggctctgataccacttgttgttttcttttaacatatatggatcaaatatttgttttatagaatcaaatcTGAATAGATCCAAAATAAGGGATTAAGgatgtttccataaaacttatcaaatctattataatatgcatgaaatcctacaacAATTAAGAAATAGATTAATacggaagcgtacctgatgaatccattagagtattttctgaattgatcggtgatttggtcttccaattgcaaGTATCCTTTTAGAGCTTTAGATTTCTCCGGTGAAGAGAAGTTTTTCATTCGATACTGCAACCGGGgaacataaccttatttatagtcataactaatgaatctacaattatgattgtattcataattgatgaatctgcaattatgcctcaagagtttcattttcctaacttatctcgtcattaattttcataataattatgtcccttagctaaataattttactttaattagatTACTTTAATTTTAACTAATGAAAATAATGACTTAatacatttaattatacatatatGACTCTTAATATTCTAACATCACCACACCTGATACCTCAACTCGGATGTATAGAATCCAAATCGCATAGCGTTCTCCGGGTGACATGCTTTATATGTTAGATTTGATTTACTAGTGTTGGATTTTTCTGTGCTGCTTGTTGGTGCAGTATGGCCATCAATACTGCGACATTTATGATCTCAGTCGGATTTAACGCCGCGGCAAGGTCAGTCATCACCATCTCTCTCTCGCTCTATGACCAAAACGGATTTGTAATCGCACTGCGTCCTCTGAAGCTTGTTTCTACTTCCCACAGCGTGCGCGTAAGCAATGAGCTGGGTGCCGGGAATCCCAAGTCGGCGGAGTTCTCGGTGGTGGTCGTCACGGCGGTGTCTTTCGCGGTATCCGTCGTGGCGGCGATGATCGTCCTCTGCCTTCGGGACTACATCAGCTATATCTTCACTGAAGGCGAGACGGTCGCTCGTGCCGTCTCTGATCTCTGTCCTTTGCTCGCCGTCGCCATCGTCCTCAATGGCATACAGCCTGTCTTATCAGGTACCAGTAATCATCACTCCTTTTTAAGCCGATGCACCATGAAGCAGCTGAGGTAGATTTGTGGGTTCAAACTCTCATCATCAGATCCTACACCAATTGCCACTTTTAAGTGCATCATCTCATTAGCTAATAGCTACGGAGACAAACAGACATCGGAAGTCAAACAACTGTAGCATCAGTCCATTTGTATGAATTCTGTAATAAGCGTGATCTACGTAACTGAAGGTGTTGCTGTTGGCTGTGGATGGCAAGCATTTGTGGCATACGTCAATGTTGGCTGCTACTACATAGTTGGTGTGCCAGCAGGTTGTCTCCTTGGCTTCAAATTTGGCTTGGGAGTGAAGGTAAACGCTTAGACACGAGCATGCATTT
Above is a genomic segment from Musa acuminata AAA Group cultivar baxijiao chromosome BXJ3-4, Cavendish_Baxijiao_AAA, whole genome shotgun sequence containing:
- the LOC135634806 gene encoding protein DETOXIFICATION 40-like; this translates as MGSSAPREELSSPLLFPAHDDGHGLPLQASTSLPPVAADGKAHGTSGKLESILNDTSIPWLRRVGLASQIEMRLLLSLAAPAIVVYLINFVMSMSTQIFSGHLGNVELAAASLGNSGIQIFAYGIMLGMGSAVETLCGQAYGAHKYEMLGVYLQRSTVLLMATGVPLAVIYALSRPILVLLGESRDIARAASVFVYGLIPQIFAYAANFPIQKFLQAQSIVAPSAYISAATLVVHLLLSWVVVYKVGLGLLGASLVLSLSWCIIVGAQFVYIVTSRLCRSTWTGFTWQAFSGLPGFFRLTTASAVMMCLETWYYQILVLITGLLKDPALALDSLSVCMAINTATFMISVGFNAAASVRVSNELGAGNPKSAEFSVVVVTAVSFAVSVVAAMIVLCLRDYISYIFTEGETVARAVSDLCPLLAVAIVLNGIQPVLSGVAVGCGWQAFVAYVNVGCYYIVGVPAGCLLGFKFGLGVKGIWCGLIAGTVIQTLILLVVTFRTDWNKEVEEAKKRLDKWEDKEEPLLS